In a single window of the Chondrocystis sp. NIES-4102 genome:
- a CDS encoding gid protein, producing the protein MTQDSVIVIGGGLAGTEAAWQIAQAGVAVTLYEMRPVRTSPAHHTAELAELVCSNSFGAQSSDRAAGLLHEELRRLGSQIIATADVHSVPAGGALAVDRGVFSSELTRTLAEHPLIELKRAEITEIPQDKIVVLTTGPLTSPQLASDLQKFTGMEYMSFFDAASPIIVGESINRDVAFLASRYDKGEAAYLNCPLNKEQYLHFQQELAQAEQAELKDFERESAKFFEACLPIEELAQRGEDTMRYGPLKPVGLFDSRLGDFRDPENKVKRPYAVVQLRQEDKAGQLWNMVGFQTNLRWGEQQRVFRLIPGLENAEFVRMGVMHRNTFINSPQLLESTLQFKHNHRILAAGQLAGTEGYTAAAAGGWLAGTNAARLALGKQPIIMPKTTMMGALFEFISSANAKHFQPMPPNFGIIPPLSTKVKGKKERYAQYRDRSFADLETWKKSLFPTMVTTI; encoded by the coding sequence ATGACCCAAGATAGCGTAATTGTAATCGGTGGTGGTTTGGCAGGAACAGAGGCAGCCTGGCAAATTGCCCAAGCAGGGGTAGCGGTAACCTTATATGAAATGCGTCCTGTAAGAACTTCTCCTGCCCACCATACAGCAGAATTAGCAGAATTAGTCTGTAGTAATTCCTTTGGAGCGCAAAGTAGCGATCGCGCTGCGGGTTTACTTCATGAAGAGCTACGTCGTCTAGGTTCTCAAATTATTGCCACTGCTGATGTTCACTCTGTCCCTGCTGGTGGGGCTTTAGCTGTAGATAGAGGGGTGTTTAGTAGTGAATTGACTCGTACTTTAGCGGAGCATCCCTTAATTGAACTTAAAAGAGCCGAAATTACTGAAATTCCCCAAGATAAAATTGTAGTTTTAACCACTGGTCCCCTGACTAGTCCTCAATTGGCTTCGGATTTACAGAAGTTTACGGGGATGGAATACATGAGCTTTTTTGATGCTGCTAGTCCTATTATTGTTGGTGAATCAATTAATCGTGATGTGGCTTTTTTGGCTTCCCGTTATGATAAGGGAGAAGCAGCCTATCTTAATTGTCCTCTCAATAAGGAACAATATCTTCATTTTCAGCAGGAATTAGCTCAGGCAGAACAAGCAGAATTAAAAGACTTTGAACGGGAAAGTGCTAAATTTTTTGAAGCCTGTTTACCTATCGAAGAATTAGCTCAACGAGGCGAAGATACTATGCGTTATGGCCCACTAAAACCCGTGGGCTTATTTGACTCTCGTTTGGGGGATTTTCGTGACCCTGAAAATAAAGTTAAACGTCCTTATGCGGTGGTGCAATTGCGTCAAGAAGATAAGGCAGGTCAACTTTGGAATATGGTAGGTTTTCAAACTAATTTACGTTGGGGAGAACAACAACGAGTATTTCGTTTAATTCCTGGTTTGGAAAATGCTGAATTTGTACGCATGGGAGTTATGCACCGCAATACTTTTATTAATTCCCCTCAACTTTTAGAATCAACTTTACAATTTAAGCATAATCATCGAATTTTAGCTGCTGGTCAGTTAGCAGGGACAGAAGGATATACCGCAGCAGCAGCAGGTGGTTGGTTAGCAGGGACAAATGCTGCTCGTTTGGCTTTGGGTAAACAGCCTATAATTATGCCCAAGACAACAATGATGGGCGCACTGTTTGAGTTTATAAGTTCCGCCAATGCCAAGCACTTTCAACCGATGCCCCCCAATTTTGGGATTATTCCACCATTATCTACCAAAGTCAAAGGCAAAAAAGAAAGATATGCTCAATACCGCGATCGCTCTTTTGCTGATCTTGAGACTTGGAAAAAATCTTTATTCCCAACTATGGTAACAACTATATGA